TGGTTTTCTATTGATCGTTCTGAGTTGACAATCTATCTTCCTACTGACTACGACCAGGAACTCACCTTAGATAATGGCTCCGGTACTTTAGAGTTAGTAGGTCCCTCTAAGCACTCACCTCTGTCACTGAAATTCTTAAGTGTCGATATTGGTTCTGGTGATGTAACACTAGAAAATATTGAAGCTAAACAGTTCAAGCATGATGGATCCTCTGGGGATGTGAACATCCGAAACATGAAAACAGAGTCTGGCACTTTTGATCTAAGTTCAGGGGACGTACGAATTGAGCATTACAAAGGTCCATTAAAAGCCGATTTATCTTCTGGAGATTTCGATGTACAAATGGATGAATTAGTTGGAGATATTGAGATGGATGTTAGTTCGGGTTCTGCAAATATCGATTTGCCGAAGGATGCTAGTTTTACGTTAAAAGGGAAAGTGAGCAGCGGAGATATACATTGTAAATTCCCTCTAAAAAGCCAGACGACCGGAAGTAGAAAAATTAATGGTACTTATGGAACAGGAAAATATCAAATTGACCTATCCGTATCAAGTGGTGAGATTGAAGTGTATTGATCATTCACACAACATATTTGTTAATAACATTAAACTCACTCACAAAAAAGCTACCCTCAACGTTCGCAACATTTGTTGAGGGTAGCTTAGCTTGTTTTCTATTATCAATTATTGTCTGCTGCTCCAGGTACACGTTCAACTGAAGTTGGTTTCCAACCTTGTCCGTCTACCCACTCAAGCATAACGACAAATGGCTCAGCCTTGTTTTCTGCTTTACTTACTATTCCTTTTGCAGTACTTGAGGATCCACCATTACCGATCCACCAATACGTAATTTCATCAGGAGATAAGCCAGTTGCATATTGAAGCGCTCGTTGTTTTTCTTCCCAATCTATTGAGCCTTCTTCAAAGCTATTTGTATGCTCACCATCTTGTTGTTTAGTACCTACAGGTTCCCATGAGCCATCTGGACCTGCTGATTCATCTGTATGATTCTTATATTCTCCGTTAGATTCGTCTTCAGACTGCTCTTCTTTATCTTCCTCGGACATTTCTACACTTTCAGAATCCTCTTTATCTTTATTCGTTGATTCCGTATTCTTCTCATCGCTTTCAGATGAAGAATCTTTCTTAGCTGCGGAATCATCCGATTCTTCTTTTGGTTCAGGTGTTGTGGTACCATTCTCTTCGCTCTTAGGCTCAGTTGATGCTTTTTCATCATCGCCTAAAAGCATTGATGCTCCGACTGCCAAAATTCCAATGAAGACGACACCAATCAGAGCATTAAGGATCAGATTTTTTTTCTTAGATTTTTGAGTTCGTGAATACCTTGAATTAAATGAGTCTTTCATGATTCCCCTCCATTCTTATACTATTTTACCACTATACAATGATTCGAAGAAGGGATAATTTTTGTACCGTCCTCCTAAAAGTTGTATAATGAATATTGTGAATATTTGTAATATTGGAACTAGTTTTGTCGTCTAACAGGAATTTGGGATAGTTATCACCAATATTACTACTAAGGAGGGGTACAAGATGCAATTTACGACATTTCATTCTGAAGAATGGAACCTAAAAACGTTTCATACGATTGGGTATCAAAAGGATTCAGAAACACTGCATGTTTGTCTCCATGGTGGTTCGACCCTTGAAGTGCTTGGTGTAACGGAACAAAGACTCTTTGAATTCATTCTTGCTCCTTATAAAGAACAATACTTACAAAATCAATTGCTCCCGAATCATGAAGTTAAAGTCGTCCAGTCAAAATCTTAATTCCCCAATGCTCTATCTGGATGCTCAAGGCTATAAAGTTGCTCAACAATTTGCGCGAATACTTTATTTGTAGAGGTAGAACTCGAATCAGCTTCTAAATCTACAACAACAAGTGCATATTTGGGGTTGTTTGCAGGGAAATATCCTGTGAACCATTTGTTATAAACACTTTTGTCACCTTTTTCTGCGGTACCAGACTTTCCTGCAATACCCCATGGCAAATTGTGAAATGACGGATAACCTGTCCCCTTTGGGTTTTGAACGACTCCAGTCAACAATGATTGGAGTTTTTTGATTGTATAATGAGACAATGGTTCAGACTGACTTTCTTTTTCCTCAAATTCAACGAGCGTATTCCCATTTTTATATAGAACAGATTGAGCTGCACGGACCTGTTTCTGCTCACCACCTCTAGCGATTGTTGCCATCATGTTAGCAACCGAGATCGGAGACAATTGTACATTTAACTGTCCGATAGCAGTTTGGGAAATAGCACGAGATACATGTCTATCAGTTTCATCCGCCCAAAGCGTATTTTTGCGCTCTGTTGGGTAATGCCTAAAGTCTTCAAGATGGAATACATCGTCGGTCCATCCTACCCGTTTCGTTAAGCCTAACATTTCCCCGTATTGATCTAATACTTTAGCGTCCTGTTCCATCATCTCATTTAATAGGGTTGCAAATGTGTAATTACAGCTTTGGTAAAAACTTTCTTCAAATGACAAGATGCCAAGCTCGCGAGCTTCAACTCCATCATTATAAGTGTTTTGACTACAATTAAACTTCCTGCCTTCAATATTATGATTTCTCTCGATTGCAGCAGCAGCTGTTACAATCTTGAAGATGGAACCAGGCGTTTGTGGTAAAAGCATCGCATTTTCTGTACCAGGTTTTTCTGGATCTTTCTTGGGTGGTAGCGGTCTACTAATCATACCTAGCATGTCGCTCGTTTCAACATCAAGTAAGACCGCGCCTCCTTTTGTTATATTGGCTTGATTGAATGCATCCTCAAGTATGGTTTGAGCCTGTTGGTCAAGGGTCGTTTGTAAATGGACAGGGTAATATGGATTGGCTGGGGCTGTGTACTTTACATCTAACCCAAATAAAGGTCTTCCAGATTGCTGCACGTGGTAAATCAGCTTAGACTCTCCTTCTGAAATAAGAAAAGGGTCAAAAGCATATTGAAGTCCACTCACACCCATCATCGAATGAGGATGAATCAATCCTTTTTCGACACGATCTTTATATCTTTTTTTCACTAAGTTAGGATTTTGTCGAATCGCACCAATAAAATGAAAGGCAAATTCAGGATCGCCATCAGTAGTTAACATTTGTCCATATGCACCTTGGATTTTCAAATCATTCACTTCATCGATCATTTCAGAAGTAATCTTATCTCTTAACACAAGTGGCTTGGACTGGTTCGTAAGTTGGCTTTCCAATTCATAGCTCGAAATAGGTAGGATTTCAGCAACCTTCGTTAGCTTTTCTTTCTCTTCATATAGAAAAGGAAATAAAATGATTGCGGGCACATGAATTTCATGTAAAAGCTCTCCAAACCTGTCATTCAACTTCCCTCTTCCATCATCTAACGCAACAGAATGCGTTCTCTGGTTCACACTTGCCTCAATTAGATTGACTTGATGTTTTGAGAATGACAGTGGTTCAATCAATTGAATTTGAGCTAACCTTCCTATAAGAACAACTAAGATCAAAATAAAAATAATCGCGATTTGATAAAGTCTCTTCGAATATTTCATGATGGCACACCTCATCCATCATTTTCGCCCGAAACCAATTATAATAAACCAATCGCTCGTCTCCATTATTGTTTAAAAAAAGAGACTAACACCTAGGTGTTAGTCTCTAATAACGCTTATAGTTTACCCTACTTCCGTAATACGGACGTTCATTTCGCCACCTGGCGTTTGAACGGATACTTCATCACCGATCTTTTTCCCAAGTAAGCTTCTTGCCATTGGAGAGTCATTGGAAATCTTACCTTCAAAAGGATCTGCTTCTGCACTCCCTACGATTGTATAGGATTCTTCTTCTCCTTCTGGAAGCTCTACGAATTTAACTGATTTCCCGATTGATACAACATGTGGATTTTCATCCTTTTCTTCAATGATTTCTGCATTACGAATCATTTTCTCTAATTGTCCAATTCGTGCTTCTACGAAAGCTTGCTCGTCTTTTGCAGCATCATATTCTGAGTTCTCGGAAAGGTCTCCAAAACCTCTTGCAATTTTTATACGTTCAACCACTTCTTTACGCTTTTCGGTCTTTAAAAATTCTAATTCCTTTTCTAACTTAACTTTACCTTCTTCTGTCATATAATGAATCTTTTCTTCTGCCATCTTAATCACTCCTCCAAAACCTTCTCGTTACCGACTAGTATATGCATAATACGTAGACACGTATTATTAAAAACTGTAAGCGTAACCATTGTTAATTTCATAAAAAATGAGCGCTAAAGAATATTGAAAACAGAGGTGGGAATACCACCCCTTAAAATTTAAAAAGGATTCTCATTATGGGTTCAATATTTCTTTGGTTTCTAAAATGGTTCGAATCTTGGTTACCATTAAGTCTATGGCCACTCGATTCTGCCCGCCTTCGGGAATGATAATATCTGCATAACGTTTTGTCGGCTCAATAAATTGATTATGCATAGGGCGAACGACGGATGTATATTGCTCAATAACAGAGTCAATTGTGCGTCCTCGATCATTGATATCACGCAATAGACGTCTAATAATTCTTAGATCTGCATCTGTATCAACGAAAAGTTTAATATCCATCAATTCACGTAAACGTTCGTCCTCAAGGATTAAAATTCCTTCTAAAATAATAACATCTTTTGGTTCAATTGGAATTATTTTATCACTTCTTGTATGCGCTGTATAGTCATAGACCGGTTTTTCAATTGATTCTGAGTTGCGCAGATTCATAATATGATCAATCAATAAATCGTTATCGAAAGCAAGAGGATGGTCATAATTCGTATCTAGCCTTTCCTCCATTGATTTTTCTGATTGATCCTTATAATAGGCATCCTGCTCGATAATCAATATAGATTGATCGGCAAACTTCCTGAAAATTTCTTTTGCAACGGTTGTTTTTCCAGAGCCAGAGCCTCCGGCAACACCAATAACTACAGGTTTTTTAGCCATCATTCTTCCCCTTTTGCCCAAGTTCTTTGCCATTGTCATATATGCTAACAGCCATACCGTCACCTACAGGTAATATGCTAGTTGTAAAATGGCGCTGTTCTAATAGAAATTCATTATAACTTCGAATCTTCTCTGTAAGCTTGCGGAAACGTCGAGAATCAATTTCTTCATTCTCTTTCGCAACGTATCCTCTAAAAAGCACATTATCACTCACAATCACTCCACCAGGAACAAGCATTTGTTCAAACTGCTGGAAAAATCGCTTGTACTGACCTTTCGCTGCATCAATAAAGATCAAATCGTAAGGTCCTGAATGTTGTATCTCTTCGACGAGCTCAAGGGCATCCCCTTCAAGAACTTTTATGGATTCATCCATGTTTGCTTTTGAAATGTTATCTATGGCTTGAGAGAATCGTTCATGATCACGCTCTACAGTAACAAGCTTACTTTCTGGAGAGGCTTGTATCATCCGGATACTAGAGTATCCGATTGCAGTACCAATCTCCAAAATTCTTTTAGGCTTGTGGAGACGTATGATTTGTAACAGAGCTTCCATACCGATCAAGTCCATGATAGGTACATGTCCTTCTTCGGCTTGTTGCTCCATCTCTAAAATATGCTTAGGGCGTTCTGATACAAGTCCCTCTAGGTAATGCTTCATTTCATCCGAAATCATACGGAATCCTCCTTTTTGACCCGGTCTATTTTAACATAAGAAAAGAGGGAATGCGAACTTACTTCATTCCCTCTGGAATCCCAGGTTTAATCTTTATCTTTATTTGCCAAATCGCGCCATTCTTGAATGTATTTTTCTTTAATAACATTATGCTCATCTAACGTTTTCGCATACAGAACTTCTCCATTAGGACGCGCAAAGAAATAATAATTAGGGTTCGGTTCCGGGTTCACTGCCGCATTAATAGCAGAGTCACCTGGAGATGATATTGGACCAATTGGAAGACCCTTTTGCACATACGTATTATAAGGTGAATTCGTTTCTGTATCTTTATAGGTTACTGTAATTTTCGACTGTTGTTGGGCATAGGTGACCGTAACATCGGATTGTAATCTCATCGGTTTATTTAACCGGTTATGAAATACACCAGAAACCTTAAATCGGTCTTCTTTTTCTTTCGCTTCTTCTTCAATAATGGATGCTAACGTTAGAATTTCATGTGTCGTATATCCACTAGCCTCAATATTGGCTTGATACTTCGTCACCACGGTCGACATCTTACTTACCATGGATTCTATGATTGATTCTAAAGATGGATCTTTTTTGAAAAATTCATAGGTCGCTGGGAATAAATACCCTTCTAATGGCCATATCACTTTTTCATCTAAGATTTCATCACCGAGTACCGGATATTTCTCTACCAATGATTGAATATACTTTTTATCTTGCATCTTTTTAAGGACTTCATCTTCTGTATATTCCGTTTGCTCCGCTATTTTTGAAGCAACTTGTGGAATTCTTAGTCCTTCAGCAATTCTGACTGTCATTTCTGGTTCTTTGTAAACTTTACCGTCTTTTAATGAAAGAATAATGTCTTTCATTTCCATCGCTTTTGTTAGTTCATAATTCCCCGCTTGAAAGTCATTATCATTTTTGTATTTAACATAGTATTTAAAAACGAGCGCACTTTTTATAACCCCTTTTTCTTCAAGCTTGTTGGCTATTTCACTTGTTGACGTTCCAATAGGTATTTCTACTTCTATTGGCTTTTTGCTCGAAGCATCAACAGGCTCTAACGCTCCTTTTATATATACATAACCACCTATACCGAGTCCTATAATAGAAAAGATCAAGATCGCTAGGACAAGTAATACAACTCTCCTTACAACCTTTGCCTCATGGTTGCGGCGTAAAATGGTTTCTTGATCAAGATTTGGTTGAAGCACCAAACATCCCCCTCTCATCCTCCCTATTATACTATATCTTAGGAATAATTCAGCTAATTTCCAGCAATTTTTTTATAGATTGTCGAAAGATGGGTGTGAGAAAAACAGTCAACTTTTAGTATAATTAACCATTTTTCAGGTGACCGTCGACATTAAAGGGGAGGCTCTACTCACTGTTTAGGGGGAATGGAAATATAGGAAGAGCTACAATAAACAAAAACAAGATCAAGTAGCGCGTTCTACTTGATCTTGTTCTTCATAAGGAACTAATTTGTAGCCCTTGACTTTATTCTTCTTCAGAATCTTGGAATGTGTTTAGCATTTCTTCAACCATATCCCATTCTGCATCTGTTTCAATTGGGAATAGTTCGATATCGTCATCTTCTTCGCCTTTTTCCTCGTATCGGAATGCAAATACTTCTACATCCTCTTCGTCTTCAGAGCTTTCAGCTGGTACAAGTACCATATATGATTTTTCTGACTCATCTACATCGAACGTGAATAGTACCTCAAATAAATGTTCTTCTCCATTTTCATCTGGAATGATGATCCGCTCTTTTTCTTCTTCAGTCATGTCAAAACACCTTCTTCTTTAGTTTGCTGCTGGGCTGTCTAAATAGCCTTGCAGGATTAAAACGGCTGCCATTTTATCAATGACACCTTTTCGTTTCTTCCGACTCACATCTGCTTCAATCAACATTTTCTCAGCAGCAGCCGTAGTCAATCGCTCATCCCATAATACCGTAGATATATTTAATGTATCCTCGATTTGTCGGGCGAATTCTTGACACATTTCTCCACTAGGACCAATTGTCCCATTCATATTCTTCGGAAAACCGACAACGATTTTGTCCACATCGTGTAATTGAACGAGCTCTTGAATGTAAGCTAAATCCTCATCAATGTTTCCCTTACGTCGGTACGTTTCAATTCCTTGTGCTGTCCAACCAAGGGCATCGCTCATCGCGATGCCTATTGTCTTCGTACCCACGTCTAAACCTAATTTTCTCATTGTTTGATTTTATCTCTCACTTTCTTGGTGCTGGACGAGATAAGACTTAACAAGTTCTTCAATTAATTCATCACGTTCAAGTTTCCGCATCTTACTACGCGCATCATTATGACGTGGTATATAAGCTGGATCTCCAGAAAGTAAGTATCCCACAATTTGATTAATGGGATTATACCCTTTCTCTTGTAAGGAATCATACACCGACAACAACACATTTTTGACATTGGTATCCATTGAATCATCGTGAAAATTAAATTTTACCGTTTTGTCAAATGAGCTCATCTTGACACCTCTCTTTAGGGAATATATTTGGAAGCCCCCGATTTATCTACTTCCATTGTACCTTACTGATACAGGTTTAGGAAATGGATTTGACGAATTCGTAAACATAATTTAATGCTTCATCAAGTTGTTCAGGCTGTTTTCCACCTGCTTGAGCCATATCTGGACGTCCTCCGCCACCGCCTCCACAACGAGAAGCGACTTCCTTTACAAGTTTCCCTGCATGATAACCCTCTTTCGTTAAATCATTCGTAACTCCTGCTACAATATTTACTTTTTCACCTTGCGCAGACCCTAGGACAACGATACCACTGCCGATTTGGTTCTTCAAATCATCTACAATTGACCTTAGGTTGTTCATATCACTTGCAGAAACTTTCTTTGCAAGTACTTTCACACCTGTCACATCTACAACTTCATCAAGTAATGATCCAGCTTCAATATTTGCTAGCTTACTTTTCAATGATTCATTTTCACGTTGTAAATCACGAACTTGTGTCTGGATATGTTCAACTTTAGAAGGTACATCATTCAAATTTGATTTCAATAGTTGAGCTGTGTCCTTTAATACACCTACTTGACCCGTTAGGTGGCGGTAA
This Pseudalkalibacillus berkeleyi DNA region includes the following protein-coding sequences:
- the liaG gene encoding LiaG family protein; translated protein: MKTLLAILLILIGGYFILNETNIMTMSKSNGEKIQSADMDRVDRVSIDVSSLKTSIVPEKREDIRAELDGKGELEVDRKGSEVRIKYRDAWFNWFSIDRSELTIYLPTDYDQELTLDNGSGTLELVGPSKHSPLSLKFLSVDIGSGDVTLENIEAKQFKHDGSSGDVNIRNMKTESGTFDLSSGDVRIEHYKGPLKADLSSGDFDVQMDELVGDIEMDVSSGSANIDLPKDASFTLKGKVSSGDIHCKFPLKSQTTGSRKINGTYGTGKYQIDLSVSSGEIEVY
- a CDS encoding DUF1510 family protein, producing MKDSFNSRYSRTQKSKKKNLILNALIGVVFIGILAVGASMLLGDDEKASTEPKSEENGTTTPEPKEESDDSAAKKDSSSESDEKNTESTNKDKEDSESVEMSEEDKEEQSEDESNGEYKNHTDESAGPDGSWEPVGTKQQDGEHTNSFEEGSIDWEEKQRALQYATGLSPDEITYWWIGNGGSSSTAKGIVSKAENKAEPFVVMLEWVDGQGWKPTSVERVPGAADNN
- a CDS encoding KTSC domain-containing protein encodes the protein MQFTTFHSEEWNLKTFHTIGYQKDSETLHVCLHGGSTLEVLGVTEQRLFEFILAPYKEQYLQNQLLPNHEVKVVQSKS
- a CDS encoding penicillin-binding transpeptidase domain-containing protein: MKYSKRLYQIAIIFILILVVLIGRLAQIQLIEPLSFSKHQVNLIEASVNQRTHSVALDDGRGKLNDRFGELLHEIHVPAIILFPFLYEEKEKLTKVAEILPISSYELESQLTNQSKPLVLRDKITSEMIDEVNDLKIQGAYGQMLTTDGDPEFAFHFIGAIRQNPNLVKKRYKDRVEKGLIHPHSMMGVSGLQYAFDPFLISEGESKLIYHVQQSGRPLFGLDVKYTAPANPYYPVHLQTTLDQQAQTILEDAFNQANITKGGAVLLDVETSDMLGMISRPLPPKKDPEKPGTENAMLLPQTPGSIFKIVTAAAAIERNHNIEGRKFNCSQNTYNDGVEARELGILSFEESFYQSCNYTFATLLNEMMEQDAKVLDQYGEMLGLTKRVGWTDDVFHLEDFRHYPTERKNTLWADETDRHVSRAISQTAIGQLNVQLSPISVANMMATIARGGEQKQVRAAQSVLYKNGNTLVEFEEKESQSEPLSHYTIKKLQSLLTGVVQNPKGTGYPSFHNLPWGIAGKSGTAEKGDKSVYNKWFTGYFPANNPKYALVVVDLEADSSSTSTNKVFAQIVEQLYSLEHPDRALGN
- the greA gene encoding transcription elongation factor GreA, which translates into the protein MAEEKIHYMTEEGKVKLEKELEFLKTEKRKEVVERIKIARGFGDLSENSEYDAAKDEQAFVEARIGQLEKMIRNAEIIEEKDENPHVVSIGKSVKFVELPEGEEESYTIVGSAEADPFEGKISNDSPMARSLLGKKIGDEVSVQTPGGEMNVRITEVG
- the udk gene encoding uridine kinase, encoding MAKKPVVIGVAGGSGSGKTTVAKEIFRKFADQSILIIEQDAYYKDQSEKSMEERLDTNYDHPLAFDNDLLIDHIMNLRNSESIEKPVYDYTAHTRSDKIIPIEPKDVIILEGILILEDERLRELMDIKLFVDTDADLRIIRRLLRDINDRGRTIDSVIEQYTSVVRPMHNQFIEPTKRYADIIIPEGGQNRVAIDLMVTKIRTILETKEILNP
- a CDS encoding O-methyltransferase, encoding MSDEMKHYLEGLVSERPKHILEMEQQAEEGHVPIMDLIGMEALLQIIRLHKPKRILEIGTAIGYSSIRMIQASPESKLVTVERDHERFSQAIDNISKANMDESIKVLEGDALELVEEIQHSGPYDLIFIDAAKGQYKRFFQQFEQMLVPGGVIVSDNVLFRGYVAKENEEIDSRRFRKLTEKIRSYNEFLLEQRHFTTSILPVGDGMAVSIYDNGKELGQKGKNDG
- the mltG gene encoding endolytic transglycosylase MltG, yielding MLQPNLDQETILRRNHEAKVVRRVVLLVLAILIFSIIGLGIGGYVYIKGALEPVDASSKKPIEVEIPIGTSTSEIANKLEEKGVIKSALVFKYYVKYKNDNDFQAGNYELTKAMEMKDIILSLKDGKVYKEPEMTVRIAEGLRIPQVASKIAEQTEYTEDEVLKKMQDKKYIQSLVEKYPVLGDEILDEKVIWPLEGYLFPATYEFFKKDPSLESIIESMVSKMSTVVTKYQANIEASGYTTHEILTLASIIEEEAKEKEDRFKVSGVFHNRLNKPMRLQSDVTVTYAQQQSKITVTYKDTETNSPYNTYVQKGLPIGPISSPGDSAINAAVNPEPNPNYYFFARPNGEVLYAKTLDEHNVIKEKYIQEWRDLANKDKD
- a CDS encoding DUF1292 domain-containing protein, with amino-acid sequence MTEEEKERIIIPDENGEEHLFEVLFTFDVDESEKSYMVLVPAESSEDEEDVEVFAFRYEEKGEEDDDIELFPIETDAEWDMVEEMLNTFQDSEEE
- the ruvX gene encoding Holliday junction resolvase RuvX is translated as MRKLGLDVGTKTIGIAMSDALGWTAQGIETYRRKGNIDEDLAYIQELVQLHDVDKIVVGFPKNMNGTIGPSGEMCQEFARQIEDTLNISTVLWDERLTTAAAEKMLIEADVSRKKRKGVIDKMAAVLILQGYLDSPAAN
- a CDS encoding IreB family regulatory phosphoprotein, translating into MSSFDKTVKFNFHDDSMDTNVKNVLLSVYDSLQEKGYNPINQIVGYLLSGDPAYIPRHNDARSKMRKLERDELIEELVKSYLVQHQESER